GGAGCCGGCTGGGGCACCGGAGACGGAGCCGCCCGCGCTGTCAGCACCTGATTCTGCCACCCGCTCCAGCTCGTGGCTCAGCTCGTCCAGTTCCGAGCCGCCCGCCATCTGCCGGGTGAGCTCGTCCAGGGTGATCGAGTCACGGGTGTGGCTGCCCGCCATGGCGCCGCGCTTGAGGAGGACGAAGCGGTCCCCGACCAGGTACGCGTGGTGCGGGTTGTGGGTGATCAGGACCACGCCGAGGCCCGCGTCGCGTGCGGCGGCGACGTACTTGAGGACCACTCCGGACTGCTTCACGCCGAGGGCCGCGGTGGGCTCGTCCAGGACGAGGACCTTCGCGCCGAAGTACACGGCGCGGGCGATGGCCACGCACTGCCGCTCGCCGCCGGACAGGGTGCCGATCGGCTGGTCGACGTCGCGCAGGTCGATGCCCATGCGCAGCAGCTCGGCGCGGGTGGTCTCGCGCATGAACTCCACGTCGAGGCGGCGGAAGGGGCCGCGCCCCCTGGTGGGCTCGGAGCCGAGGAAGAAGTTGCGCCACACCGGCATGAGGGGGACGACGGCGAGGTCCTGGTGGACGGTGGCGATGCCGCGGTCGAGGGCCGCGCGCGGGTTGGCGAGCGCCGTTTCCTCGCCCTCGATCTCGAAGCTGCCGGCGTCGTGCCGGTGCAGCCCCGCGATGATCTTGATGAGGGTGGACTTCCCGGCGCCGTTGTCGCCGAGGACGCAAGTGATCTCCCCGGCCGACACCTCCAGGGAGACGCCCTGGAGGGCGCGGATGTTGCCGTAGTACTTGCTGACGTCCGTCAGCTTCACGAGTGCCGTGCTCATGCCCGAGCCTCCGCCCGCTTGCGGACCCATGCGTTGAGCAGCGTGGCGAGCAGCAGCATGGCGCCCAGGAAGAACTTGAACCAGTCCGGGTTCCACTGGGCGTAGACGATGCCGTTGCTGGTCATGCCGAAGATGAAGGCGCCGACGGCCGAGCCGATCGCGGAGCCGTAGCCGCCGGTCATCAGACAGCCGCCGATGACGGCCGCGATGATGTAGAGGAACTCGTTGCCGACGCCCTCCCCGGACTGGACGACGTCGAAGGAGAAGAGGATGTGCTGCCCGGAGATCCAGGCGCACAGGGCGACCCCCATGTACAGGCCGATGCGGGTCTTGACGACGGGGACGCCGGTCGCGCGTGCCGCGTCGGCCCCGCCGCCCACCGCGAAGATCCAGTTCCCGGCACGGGTGCGCAGCAGGATCCAGGTGGCGACGGCCACCAGGGCCAGCCACCACAGGATGGTGACCTTGAGGGTGACCGGGCCGATGTTCCACTGCGAGGCGAACAGGGCCCGGGCGGAGGAGAAGCCCTCCATGTCGGCGATGGTCTTGGTGGAGACCGAACCGCTGATCAGCTTGGTGAAACCGAGGTTCAGGCCGGTCAGCATCAGGAAGGTGCCGAGCGTGATGATGAAGCTGGGCAGTCTGGTGCGGGTCAGCATGAACCCGTTGAAGAAGCCGATGGCCAGGGTGACCAGCAGGGAGACGAGGACGCCGACCCAGACGTTGGCGGTCATCTGGTAGCTGAACATCGAGCTGAACAGCGCCGAGGTGGTGACCATGACACCGGCGGACAGGTCGAACTCGCCGCCGATCATCAGCAGGGCGACCGGGACCGCCATGATCCCGATGGTGGAGGCCGAGTACAGGACCGTGCTCAGGCTGGAGGTCCGCAGGAAGCTGTCCGCGGCGAAGGAGAAGAAGACGAAGACCGCGGCGGCGCCGACGACCGAACCCAGTTCGGGGCGGCCCAGCAGCCTGCGGACGTAGGAGGTGGGCGCGAGCCGTTCGTCGACGGCGGGCGCGGCGGGGCTGCTCATCGGCTGCCCCGCTTGATGTAGTCCTCCAGCTTGGCGGCCTCGGCCCCGGTGACGATCTGCGGGCCGGTCAGCACCGGCCGGCCGCCGCCGAGGACGTCCGCGTTGTAGCGGTAGAGCCACAGCAGGTCGACGGCCTCGTACCCCTGGAGGTAGGGCTGCTGGTCCACGGCGAAGCCCAGCGCCCCGGACTTCAGGTCGCGGGCGACGGACTCGTTGAGGTCGAAGGTGTCCACCTCGGCCTTGCTGCCCGCCGCGTCCTTCGCCTTGACCGCGGTGGGGGCGAAGGGCGCGCCGAGGGTGAGGATGGAGTCGACGGACGGGTCCGCCTGGAGCTTCGCCTGGATGGCCGCCTGGACGGAGGGCATGTTGGTGCCCTCGACGTACAGGTTCTCCATGGTCCCGCCGAAGGTCTTCTTCGCCCCGGCGCACCGCTGCTCGTGGCCGACGTTGCCCTGCTCGTGCAGGACGCAGACGGCCTTCTTCTTCCCGCGCCGGGTCAGCTCGCTGCCGACCGCCTCGCCCGCGATCTGCTCGTCCTGGCCGATGTGGGTGAGCGCCCCGTACTCGGCCGACTGGGCCGAGCCGGAGTTGACCGTGACCACCGGGATGCCGGCCTTGACGGCCTTGCCGATGACGTCCTTGAGGGCCTCCGGCTTGGCGAGGCTGACGATGATCCCGTCGACCTTCTGGTCGATGGCGTTCTGCACGAACTGGGCCTGCTGCTGTGCCTGGTCGTCGTGGGAGTAGACGAAGTTGATGTTGTCCTTCGCCGCGGCTTCCTTGGCGCCCTTCTGCACGATGTCCCAGAAGGTGTCCCCGTCGCCCGCGTGGGTCACCATCGCGAAGGTCCAGCGCGGCGTGGACACGGCGGGCCGGCCCGCCTCGGCGGCCTTCGCCCGCTCTTCGGCGCGCTTGCCGCCCGTGCTGCTGCAGCCCGCGAGGGAGGCCCCCAGTACCGCCGCGAGCACGGCGCCGACGACGCGTACCCCTGTCCGAACCCTAGCCACGTCCCCGTGCCGCCCTTCCCTCGTCCATGTCGTCCGTCATCAATCGGTCATTCCGGTTCCAGCCGCCCAGTATCCGCCACAGTGGACCACGGAGGGTCATCGGGGCATGCGCGCGCGGATTGACAGGTCCCCCGTACGGGGTCACGTTGAGTGCATGCGCATCGGGCTCATCGGAACGGGCCGGATCGGTTCCTTCCACGCGGCCGCGCTGGCCCGCCGGCCGGACGCCGGCTCGCTGCTGCTCGCCGACGCCGAACCGGGACGGGCCGTGCGGCTCGCGGACCGGCTGGGGGCCACCGCCGCGCCGTCCGTCGAGCAGGTCTTCACCTGGGGTGTGGACGCGGTGGTCGTGGCCTGCGCCACGGAGGGCCACGCCGACCTGGTCGTACGGGCGGCGCGCGGCGGGCTGCCGGTGTTCTGCGAGAAGCCGCTGGCCCCGGACCTGGCCCGCACCCTGGCGGTGCTGCGCGAGGTGGAGGCCGCCGGGGGGCTGCTCCAGGTGGGCTTCATGCGCCGGTTCGACGCGGGCTACCGCACCGCGCGGGAGCTGGTCCGTTCGGGTGCCCTGGGGCGGCTGCACACGGTGCGCACGATGACGGCCGATCCGGCGCCGCCGCCGGCCGCCTACCTCGCGACCTCCGGGGGGCTGTACCGGGACTGCCTGGTGCACGACTTCGACATGGTCCGGTGGGTGACCGGGCACGAGGTGGCCGAGGTGTACGCGACCGGTTCGGACGCGGGGCCGGCCCGGTTCCGGGAGGCCGGGGACGTGGACACGGCCGCGGCGGTCCTGACGCTGGACGACGGGACCCTGGTGACCTGTAGCGGCACCCGGTGCAACGGCGCGGGGTACGACGTACGGATGGAGCTGGCCGGGGATCTGGACCAGGTCTCCTCCGGGCTGGACGACCGTACGCCGATCGCCTCGACGGAGCCGCACGGCCCGCCCCCGGCGAGCAAGCCGTGGACCGGCTTCCTGGAGCGGTTCGCCCCCGCCTACGAGGCCGAGCTGGCGGCCTTCGTACGGCTGGTGCGCGGTGAGGGCGCCAACCCCTGCGACGGCCTCCAGGCGCTGGCCGCGTTCCGGGTGGCCGAGGCGTGCGAGCGCTCCCGGCGGGAGCGGCGCCCCGTACGCCTGGAGGAGCTCCCTGACCTGTAGGGCGGGCACGCTGGCGGGCATGCGGGCCACAGTAGGCCCGGTGATCAAACCGGCAGGAGCCGATTGTCGGCCAATCGGCGCGGGTTTCAGCCGGCCGCGCGGCGCCCCCAGGCGGTTCCGGCCAGGACGAGCGCGGCGCCGGTGAGGCCGAGGGGGCCGAGGTGCTCGCCGCCGATGGCGATGCCGGCGGCGGCCGCCCACAGCGGTTCGGTGCCCAGCAGCAGGCTGACGCGGGAGGGCGAGGTGCGGCGTACGGCCCACATCTGCACGAAGAAGGCGAAGAGGGTGCAGAAGACGGAGAGGAAGGCGAGCCCGGCCCATTCGGCGGGTCCGAAGCCCGCGGCCGCCGCCCACGGGCTGTCCCCGGTGCCGGGCAGGGCGGCCAGCAGGGCGAAGACCAGCACGGCGCTGCCGAGCTGGACGGTGGTCAGGGAGAGCGAGTCGGCGTCCTGGACGGCCTTGATCCGCGCCATCAGCAGCACGTGCAGGGTGCGGGCCAGGGCGGCGCCGAGGATGAGCAGGTCGCCGGTGGTGGGCGCGGTGAACCCGGCGCCCTGCGTGAGCAGCACGACCCCGGCGACGGAGACGGCGGCGGCGCCCAGGAAGGCGGCCGAGGGGGCCGTGCGCCGGACGGCGGACTCGGCGAGCGGGGTGAAGATCATGGTCAGGCTGATGATCAGCCCGGCATTGGTGGCGGAGGTGTGCACCACCCCGTAGGTCTCCAGCAGGAAGATCCCGCCGAGTACGAGGCCCAGCGCGCCGGCGCCGCGCAGCTGGGCGGGGCTCAGCGCCCGCAGCCGCCGCCATCCGGCGAGGACGAGGACGGGCAGCACCAGCGCGAAGCGCAGTACGAGCACCGCGATCACGGTGTGGGTGGTGGTGATCCCCTTGGCCGCGAGGTAGCTGCCGCCCCAGACGACGGCGACGAGCAGGACGGGCAGGTCCGCGAGCCAGGCCCGGCGGGGGGCGAGGACGGGCGCGGGGGCGGCGAGGGTGGACACCGGGGCAACTCCGACGGCGGGCAGGGGGTGGAGACGTCGGCGGCTCGCACGGATGCGGGCTCACCGTACCCGAGTCGATCTTCCCGGTCGACCGGTTATCGCGCGCCCCCGCGCGCGCCGGGATCCTCAGTCCATGAAGCTGCCGAAGGTGGCGCGGCCCGTCGGGCGGTAGGTGTGCACGGCGGTCCCGCTGCCGGTGGTGCGGGAGCCGGTCAGCTCGAAGGCCGTGGGCAGGCCGCCGGTGGGGAACAGGCGGCGGCCCGCGCCGAGGAAGAGGGGGAAGACCAGCAGGTTCAGCTCGTCGACGAGGTCGCGCGCGAGCAGCCACTGGGCCAGCTGGCCGCTGCCGTGCACCTGGAGCTCGCCGTCCATCGCGTCCTTGACGCGGACGATCTCCGACTGGAGCTGCTCCCCGTCCACGACGGTGGCCGGGCCCCAGGCCGGGTCCTTGAGGGTGGTCGAGGCGACGTACTTCGGCAGCCGGTTGAGCTTGTTCGGGATCGGGTCGGCGGGGTCGTCGTGCTGCGGCCAGTACGAGGCGAAGATCTCGTACGTCCGGCGCCCGAGGAGGAAGGCCCCGGCCCGGCCGAAGACCTCGTTGACGAATTCCCGCATGCCCTCGTCGGCGTACGGCACGAGCCAGCCGCCGTACGCGAACCCGCCGGTGCGGTCCTCCTCGGGCCCGCCGGGGGCCTGCATCACTCCGTCGAGGGTGAGGAAGGTGGTGAGGGTCAGCTTTCCCATGGCTCCGCGCTCCTTGTGTCCGGTTTCCCCCTCCTGCCCAGACTCCCGTGGCGGCCGGAACTCATCGCTGCGGCACGCCGAAGGGGCGCACCGGCAAGCGGTGCGCCCCTTGAGGTAGCTGACGGCCCGGGGGTGTCGGCCCCCGGGGCCGTCGAACGGGCGGACTCAGCCACCCAGCTCCTGGTGCCGGGCGGCGTGCGCGGCCGCGCCGGTCTCCGTCAGCGAACCGAACAGGCGCAGGCGGGAGAAGCCGCCGTCCGGGAAGATGTCGATCCGCACGTGGGTGCCGACCGCCGGGGCGTCCAGTACGAAGCGGTGGTTGGTGTCGGGCTGCAGGCGGGTGCGCGGCAGGAACTCGGTCCACTCGCCCTCCTCGCCCGTCTTGACGGAGAGGGAGGCCCAGCCCGCGGAGTTGCCCTTGAGGTAGGCGGTGTCGATCTCGACGGCGCGGATCTCGGACTCGGCCACGAGCTGGTAGCGGATCCAGTCGTTGCCGTTGTCGCGGCGGCGCGCGGTCTCCCAGCCGTCGTCCATCTTGCGGGAGCGGCCCGGGTTGATGGTGTTGGTCGGCGGGGAGTAGAAGCGGTTGGACGCGTCCTCGACCGAGCCGCCGTTCTCCAGCGCGACGACGTCGAAGGTGCCCAGCGTGGCGAGCCACTTCGGGTCCGGGACGACCTCGCCGTACACGCGCAGGCGGGCGATGCCGCCGTCCGGGTGCTGGTTGACGCGCAGGTGCGTGAAGCGCTGCTCGACGCTCACCTCGAAGCCGTTGGCCGCGTGGCCGCCGACCGGGGTGCGCGGGACCAGGGTGGTCCACTTGACGTCGTCGCCGAGGAGCTCCTCCGGGGTCGGCGCGAGGGCGCCGTCCCAGTTGGTGCCCTCGATGGAGACGGCCTGCGGCATGTTGCCGCGGAAGTGGGCGGTGTCGACGACGATGCCGCGGATCACGCCGGGGGCGCCCAGGCGGACGAGCGCCCAGTCGTGGTCCTCGGCGGTCGGCCACGGCTGGGTGGCGGAGACGCCGCGGCGGCGGCGGGTCTCCCAGCCGTCCATGATCTTGCCCTTGTGGCCGAAGTGCTCCGGGTCGAAGTGCCCGGCCTCGGCGATGAGCAGGTTCTCGCGCTGGGCGAAGAACTCGTCGTTGGCAGCGATGACACCGGCGCCCAGCTCACGGGCGGCGAGGTTCGCGTACTGGGTGAACGGGAAGTCCGCGGTGCGGTAGTCCGCGTACGGGTCGCCGCCTCCGTACGGGTTCGCGTTGCCGGTGAAAGAAGGAATCGCCACTGTCAGTTCTGCCTTTCGAGGAGGAGGCCCGTGGGCTCGGTCGGGTTTCCGTGGTCGGCGATCTGCGTGCCGCGCAGCCAGGTGGACTTGACGACGCCGTGCAGGGTCTTGCCCGCGTACGCCGTCACCCGGTTGCGGTGGTGGAGCTCGGCCGGATCCACAAGGAACGTTTCTTCAGGGGCCAGGACGGCGAAGTCGGCGTCCCGGCCGGCCTCGATCGCGCCCTTCTGCGCCAGGCCGGCGAGGGCGGCCGGGGCGGCGGACATCCAGCGGACGACGTCCTCGAGGGTGCGGCCGCGGCGGCGCGCCTCGGTCCAGATCGCGGGGAGGCCCAGCTGGAGGGAGGAGATGCCGCCCCACGCGGTGGAGAAGTCGCTGGTCTTCAGGTCCGCGGTGGAGGGCGAGTGGTCGGAGACGATGCAGTCGATGGTGCCGTCGGCGAGCGCGTCCCACAGGAGGTCCTGGTTGGCGGCCTCGCGGATGGGCGGGCAGCACTTGAACTCGCTGGCGCCGTCGGGCACTTCCTCGGCCGTGAGGGTGAGGTAGTGCGGGCAGGACTCGACGGTGATCTGGACGCCCTCGGCCTTGGCGGCGGCGATCAGCGGCAGCGCGTCGGAGGAGGACAGGTGCAGTACGTGCACGCGGGCGTTCAGCCGCTTCGCCTGGGCGATCAGGTTGCCGATCGCGGTGTTCTCGGCGTCGCGCGGACGGGAGGCCAGGAAGTCGGCGTACTTGGGGCCGGGGACGACCGGGGCGGCGTCGAGGTGGTGCGGGTCCTCGGCGTGCACGATCAGCAGGCCGCCGAAGCCGGTGATCTCGGCGAGGGAGGTGGCCAGCTGCTCCTGGTCCAGCTCGGGGAACTCGTCCACGCCGGAGGGGGACAGGAAGCACTTGAAGCCGTAGACGCCGGCGTCGTGCAGCGGGCGCAGGTCCTTGACGTTGTCCGGGAGGGCGCCGCCCCAGAAGCCGATGTCCACGTGCGCCTTGGCCCGGGCGACCTCCTGCTTGACGCGGAGGTTGTCGACCGTGGTGGTCGGCGGCAGGGAGTTGAGCGGCATGTCGAGGATGGTGGTGATGCCACCGGCGGCGGCCGCGCGGGTGGCCGTCCAGAAGCCCTCCCACTCGGTGCGGCCCGGGTCGTTCACGTGGACGTGGGTGTCGACCAGGCCGGGGAGCAGGACGTCGTCGCCGAAGTCCTCCAGCCGGGCTCCGGCCGGTACCTCGGCGTCGTGCGCCAGCACGGCCGTGATCTTCCCGCCGGCGACGGCCACCGAGGCGGCACGCGTCCCCTCGGGGGTGATGACGCGCGTCGAGCGCAGTACCAGTTCCACAGCCGCGTCGGCCACCGGAACCTCCCCATCTACTTCCACAGAGCGAAATTCAACGTTCTGTTGACGGAGTCTTCACCCCGATCCGGAGCCAGTCAAGAGCGCCCGGACGGACCACTGACACGCTCCCATCGCAATTGGATGTTTCCACAGGATGGAATTAAGATTTCACTATCCAGAATGTAGCTACCACCACGGTGACCAGCCGGGTAACTTCCCGAGGACGTCCACCACCAGGACAAACCGCCTCTGACCGGCGGGGACGGCAAGGCCCCGGCTCTAGGGCCGGCGCCGACCGACCGGTAGGCTGCTCCCTTGCCTGCCAGCACCGAAAGGACCGCGCCGTGCCGACGTCCAGCGCCAGCACCACCGACGCCTCCACCAAGCCCACCGCCGGCGGCGGTGGCGTCCAGTCCCTTGAGCGCGCCTTCGATCTGCTCGAACGCATGGCCGATGCCGGTGGTGAGGTCGGCCTCAGCGAGCTCTCGGCCGCCAGCGGCCTGCCGCTGCCGACCATCCACCGCCTGATGCGCACGCTCGTCGCGTGCGGCTACGTCCGGCAGCAGCCCAATCGACGTTACTCCCTCGGACCCCGCCTCATCCGCCTCGGCGAGTCCGCGTCGCGGCTGCTGGGCACCTGGGCCCGCCCCTACCTCGCCCGTCTGGTCGAGGAGACCGGGGAGACGGCGAACATGGCCCTGCTCGACGGCGACGAGATCGTCTACGTCGCCCAGGTTCCCTCCAAGCACTCCATGCGCATGTTCACGGAGGTCGGCCGCCGGGTGCTGCCGCACTCCACCGGCGTGGGCAAGGCCCTGCTCGCGTACACCCCCGCCGACGAGGTACGTGCCCTGCTGGCCCGCACCGGGATGCCGGCCGCCACCGAGAAGACCATCACCACCCCCGAGGGCTTCCTGGACGCCCTGGAGAAGGTCCGCAAGGCGGGCTACGCGGTCGACGACAACGAGCAGGAAATAGGAGTCCGCTGCCTCGCCGTGTCGGTGCCGAACTCGCCGACCGCCGCCGCGATCTCCATCTCCGGTCCGGCGGGCCGGGTCACCGAGGCGGTGGCCGAGTCCTTCGTGCCGATCCTCCAGGGCGTCGCCGCCGAGCTGTCGGTGGCCCTGCAGAGCCAGACCCCGGCGTAGGGACGGCCCCGCGTAGATACGGCCCCGCGTAGATACGCAGGCGAGAGCCCCGGCACCCCTCCCCCTGTGGGGGGTGCCGGGGCTCTCGCGTGTGCGGGCCGGCTCAGGCCGCCGGGACGGACGCGGGCGGTTCGGCCGGCAGCGCGCCGTGGCTGAGGCGGCCGTCGGCCATCACCGCCGTACGGTCCATCCGGTCCAGGTGGGCGTGGTCGTGCGTGACCAGCACCGTGGCGGTGGAGCGCTCGCGGGTGAGGGTGACCAGCAGGTCGAGGACGGCCGCGCCCCGCTCGTGGTCCAGGGCGCTGGTGGGCTCGTCGACCAGCAGCACGGCCGGCTCGTTCATCAGGGCCCGGGCGATGTTGACGCGCTGGCGCTGGCCGCCCGACAGCTGGTGCGGGCGCTTGTCGGCCTTGTCGGCCAGGCCCACCGCGTCCAGCAGCTCCAGGGCCCGGCGGCGCAGCTGCCGGGAGGGGCGGCCGCGGAGGTGGGCCATGACCTGGAGCTGCTCGGCGGCGGTCAGCGAGGCCAGCAGGTTCGGCTGCTGGAAGACGATGCCGATCTTCTCCCGGCGCAGGGCCGACTTCTCGGCGGGGCCGAGCCGGGTGGTGTCCTGCCCCGCGACCACGACCCGCCCGGAGTCCGGGGTGACCAGGGTGGCCGCCACGGCCAGCAGGCTGGACTTCCCGGAGCCCGAGGGCCCGACGATCGCGGTCAGGGAGCCGGCCGGCACCTCCAGGGCCACCGCGTCGAGTGCGGTGAGGCGGCCGTCCCCGTCGGGGTAGGTGAGCGTGGCGTCGTGGACGAGCAGGGTCATCGGGCGCTCCCGAGGGCGGTCAGCGGGTCGACGGCGGTGATCCGCCGGATGGACAGGGCCGCGCCCAGCGCGCCGAGCACGATCATGACCGCGGCGGGGACGAGGACGGTGGCGGCGTCGAGGACGAAGGGCACGTCGCCGCCGCTGATCAGGGCGCCGATGCCGGCCGCGAGCGCCGTACCGGCTCCGGTGCCGATCGCCAGCATCACGACGGCCTGGCCGAGGGCGTCCTTCAGCAGGTACGGGGTGGAGGCGCCGAGGGCCTTCAGCACCGCGATGTCGCCGCTGCGCTGGATCGTCCAGACGGTGAAGAAGGCCCCTATGACCAGGGCGGAGATGGCGAAGAGGAAGCCGCGCATCAGCTGGAGCGAGCCGTTCTCGGCCTGGTACGACCCTATGGCGCCCAGGGCCTGGTCGACCGTACGGGACTTCGTGGCCGCGGCCCGGTCGCCGGCCGCCCAGTCCACGGCCCCGGAGCCGTCGAGGGCGATGACGGTGGCGAGGGTGTCCATGGAGGTGCCCGGGTTGCCGATGCGCTGCCAGTCGTTCAGGTCCATCCAGACCACCGGGGTGTGGCTGTAGGCGGCCGTGCCCGAGACGGCGGCGACGGTCGTCTCCAGCGTGCCGATCCTGACCTTCGCCCCGGCGGTGAGGCCGCCGAGCTCCTTGGCCGCCTTCTCGGTGAGGACGATCCGGCCCTGGGCGAGCCCCGCCCCGGCGGGTGCGAGCCCGCCGGCCGGTTCGACGCCGAAGACGGAGACGGCGGCGGTGCGCCCGCCCGAGACGGCGTTGGTGGTGCGGATGCCCAGCGGCCGGGCGCTGTCGACCCCGGGCTGCTTGCGCCAGGCCTGCCAGGCGCTGTCGGGCAGCTGGGACTGGGTGAAGGAGACCTCCTGGTCCCCGGGGGGCGCTGCGAAGGCCAGCCGCGAGGCGGGCAGCCCGGTGATGGCCGAGACGTTCTCCCGGGCCAGTCCCGCGGTCAGCCCCGACAGCAGGCCGACCAGCAGCGTGATCAGCAGAACGACCGAGCCCATGAGGGCGAAGCGGCCCTTGGCGAACCGTAGATCTCTCCATGCGACGAACATGTCCCCCACCTTGGTCTCGCACGCGGGCCCGGGGCATCGCGCCACGGTAGGGATCCTGCTATCGAAGGTGGCACCGCGACATCAAACTTTCGGTTGACCGGGGTCCCCGGCCGCCGACTTACGCTGGTCGGACGATGTCCGCTGCCCCGCCCTCCCCCACCCTGCCCGCCCGCACCCCGACCCCCGTCTCCCGCGTCCTGCGGCTGTGCCTGCACGCGCTGCTCCTCGGGCTGCTCGCGCTGGCCTCCGCCCGGGCCGTCACCGGCTCCGCGCCCCGCGCCGGGTGGGTGGTCGGCCTCTGTGTCCTGCTGGCCGCCGTCTACGCGGCCGGGGTACGGAACCACGCGGTCCGGCGCTCGCCGCGCGCCGCCGGGCTGTGGCTGGCCGGGGTGGGCGCGGTGTGGGCCGCGCTGCTCCTCGTCTCGCCCGACGGGCTGTGGATCGCCTTCCCGCTGTACTTCCTGGAGCTGCACCTGCTGCGGCTGCGCTGGGGGGTGGCGGCCGTCGCGGTGACCGCCTGCGCGGCGATCGGCGCCTTCATCGGGCACAGCGGCTCGGTGAACCCCGGCGCCTTCCTCGGGCCGCTGCTGGGCGGGGCGGTGGCCGTGGCCACGGTGCTCGGCTACCAGGCGCTGTACCGCGAGAGCGAACGCCGCCGCGAGCTGATCGAGGAGCTCATCGCCACCCGGGCCGAGCTGGCCGCCGCCGAGCGTTCCGCGGGGATCCTCGCGGAACGCGAACGGCTCGCGCGGGAGATCCACGACACCCTGGCCCAGGGCCTGTCCTCCATCCAGCTGCTGCTGCGGGCCGCCGAGCGGACGCTGCCCGAGGACGCGCCCGCCGCCGAGCACATCGCCCGGGCCCGCGGGGCCGCCCAGGAGAACCTCGCCGAGGCACGTCGCTTCGTACGGGCCCTCACTCCCCCGGACCTGGAGCACGGCTCGCTGGCCGGGGCGCTGGAGCGGCTGTGCTCGGGGGTCCCGGGGCCGCGCGTGCGCTTCTCCGTGACCGGCGCCCCCCGGGCGCTGCCCACCCCGTACGAGGTGGCGTTGCTGCGGATCGCCCAGTCGGCGCTGGCCAATGTGGTGCGGCACGCGGGGGCCGGCCGGG
The Streptomyces sp. NBC_00091 genome window above contains:
- a CDS encoding sensor histidine kinase, with the translated sequence MSAAPPSPTLPARTPTPVSRVLRLCLHALLLGLLALASARAVTGSAPRAGWVVGLCVLLAAVYAAGVRNHAVRRSPRAAGLWLAGVGAVWAALLLVSPDGLWIAFPLYFLELHLLRLRWGVAAVAVTACAAIGAFIGHSGSVNPGAFLGPLLGGAVAVATVLGYQALYRESERRRELIEELIATRAELAAAERSAGILAERERLAREIHDTLAQGLSSIQLLLRAAERTLPEDAPAAEHIARARGAAQENLAEARRFVRALTPPDLEHGSLAGALERLCSGVPGPRVRFSVTGAPRALPTPYEVALLRIAQSALANVVRHAGAGRAEITLTFMDSSVTLDVVDDGRGFDPSSAPSGEGGFGLPAMRARAESLGGLFTVESDPGQGTAVAVTLPLPVEA
- a CDS encoding ABC transporter permease, whose protein sequence is MFVAWRDLRFAKGRFALMGSVVLLITLLVGLLSGLTAGLARENVSAITGLPASRLAFAAPPGDQEVSFTQSQLPDSAWQAWRKQPGVDSARPLGIRTTNAVSGGRTAAVSVFGVEPAGGLAPAGAGLAQGRIVLTEKAAKELGGLTAGAKVRIGTLETTVAAVSGTAAYSHTPVVWMDLNDWQRIGNPGTSMDTLATVIALDGSGAVDWAAGDRAAATKSRTVDQALGAIGSYQAENGSLQLMRGFLFAISALVIGAFFTVWTIQRSGDIAVLKALGASTPYLLKDALGQAVVMLAIGTGAGTALAAGIGALISGGDVPFVLDAATVLVPAAVMIVLGALGAALSIRRITAVDPLTALGSAR
- a CDS encoding ABC transporter ATP-binding protein, with protein sequence MTLLVHDATLTYPDGDGRLTALDAVALEVPAGSLTAIVGPSGSGKSSLLAVAATLVTPDSGRVVVAGQDTTRLGPAEKSALRREKIGIVFQQPNLLASLTAAEQLQVMAHLRGRPSRQLRRRALELLDAVGLADKADKRPHQLSGGQRQRVNIARALMNEPAVLLVDEPTSALDHERGAAVLDLLVTLTRERSTATVLVTHDHAHLDRMDRTAVMADGRLSHGALPAEPPASVPAA